Proteins from one Corticium candelabrum chromosome 4, ooCorCand1.1, whole genome shotgun sequence genomic window:
- the LOC134179104 gene encoding uncharacterized protein LOC134179104, with protein MSSAIKRCSCRQVLDVHGDHLLGCGNGNLRIRCHNALGEGIFHTLNNNANCQMEQRCNGYSNSRPGDIYHLDFELGCPTYFDITVRNCFQPHLVVRASNWPDLAAEAGEEAKDNLHQASVTAAGGIFHSIVVETFGLWSFHSLDVLKSVARTSALHNHLTASQPPHTSINSCPSDFSFIILRWRLALKSSEDILG; from the coding sequence ATGTCCTCCGCAATCAAACGTTGCTCTTGCAGGCAGGTTTTAGATGTTCATGGTGATCATCTTTTGGGTTGTGGCAATGGCAACCTGAGAATTAGATGCCACAATGCTCTAGGTGAAGGGATTTTTCACACGTTAAACAACAATGCAAACTGTCAAATGGAACAGAGATGCAATGGATACTCAAACAGTAGACCAGGAGACATTTATCATCTGGATTTTGAGCTAGGATGCCCCACCTATTTCGACATCACTGTAAGAAACTGCTTCCAACCTCATTTAGTCGTAAGAGCTTCAAATTGGCCAGACCTTGCAGCTGAAGCAGGAGAGGAGGCAAAAGACAATTTACACCAAGCATCTGTAACAGCAGCAGGAGGAATATTCCATTCTATCGTGGTTGAAACTTTTGGTCTTTGGTCGTTTCACAGCCTCGACGTTTTGAAATCAGTTGCGCGGACATCAGCCCTGCATAACCACCTGACTGCTAGCCAGCCACCACAcacctccatcaacagctGTCCATCAGACTTTAgctttataattctaagatggAGACTAGCATTGAAAAGCAGTGAAGATATTTTGGGTTAG
- the LOC134179131 gene encoding tRNA-dihydrouridine(20) synthase [NAD(P)+]-like: MVVCKRTVNDVLHTVDFVHPSGQCMFRTCEQEKGKVIFQLGTADPGRAVKVAQLVEKEVAGIDINMGCPKKFSVEGGMGAALLTNPDKVQEIVSALVKSVSIPVSCKIRILPTIDETVALAKVIEGAGAAALAVHGRLISERPQHKVHIDHIKAVAENISIPVIANGGSVDHINEYADIETYRQVTGASSVMIARAAQWNVSIFRKEGLLPVNEVAKAFLHYAVQYNSHYANVKYCLAQLLRISLESSEGKRLLSAHSLKEICAIWELSDYYDEVEKTLCAQEKELLIDRDCVPLGNSCKKPRLDADDSEYDICELPVRCTKIEINCKEPPKTQLYCWTVRHRMKTPFYQTVSRESDRQFKSTVTVGDKKYSSSLWCKSKKLAEQSAATVCLTMNLQVTKT, translated from the exons ATGGTGGTTTGCAAACGAACAGTTAATG ATGTGCTGCATACAGTGGACTTTGTGCATCCTAGTGGGCAGTGTATGTTTCGAACTTGTGAACAGGAGAAGGGGAAAGTCATTTTTCAATTG GGTACAGCAGACCCTGGACGAGCTGTAAAAGTTGCACAACTAGT AGAAAAGGAAGTTGCTggaattgatatcaacatgggGTGCCCCAAGAAGTTCTCAGTTGAG GGTGGAATGGGAGCAGCATTGTTGACAAATCCAGATAAAGTTCAGGAAATTGTCTCAGCGCTAGTGAAATCAGTATCGATACCAGTTAGCTGTAAGATTAGGATTTTGCCAACT ATTGACGAAACTGTTGCATTGGCAAAAGTAATAGAAGGTGCTGGGGCTGCTGCTTTGGCAGTGCACGGAAG ACTTATTTCTGAACGACCTCAACACAAAGTTCATATTGATCACATTAAAGCAGTTGCTGAGAATATCTCGATCCCTGTTATTGCAAA TGGTGGCTCTGTTGATCATATCAATGAGTACGCAGACATtgaaacatacagacaagtgACAG GTGCTTCATCAGTAATGATTGCTAGAGCTGCTCAATGGAACGTATCGATTTTTAG AAAAGAGGGTCTTCTACCAGTGAATGAAGTTGCTAAGGCTTTTTTGCATTAT GCTGTCCAGTACAACTCTCACTATGCAAACGTGAAGTATTGTCTAGCTCAATTATTGCGCATAAGTCTTGAATCGTCAGAGGGTAAAAGGTTACTGTCTGCTCACAGCTTGAAAGAGATTTG TGCAATCTGGGAGCTTTCTGACTATTATGATGAAGTTGAAAAGACTTTATGTGCTCAAGAAAAGGAGCTTTTGATTGACAGAGAT TGTGTTCCTCTTGGCAACAGCTGCAAGAAACCTCGGCTGGATGCAGATGATTCTGAGTATGATATCTGCGAGTTACCTGTTCGATGTaccaaaattgaaataaacTGCAAGGAACCACCTAAGACTCAACTCTACTGTTGGACAGT AAGACACAGAATGAAGACTCCATTCTATCAAACG GTGTCTCGGGAAAGTGATCGCCAGTTCAAGTCAACTGTTACTGTTGGGGATAAGAAATATTCTTCCAGTTTATG GTGTAAGAGCAAGAAACTAGCTGAACAATCTGCAGCAACAGTTTGTCTAACAATGAACTTACAGGTGACTAAAACATAA
- the LOC134179132 gene encoding tartrate-resistant acid phosphatase type 5-like — MKLAAYVSLAFALVVRCRSGSNSLAFVALGDWGGKGTNPFTTHAELLVGKAMAETATSLQSNFTVALGDNFYYYGVKDVSDSRFKNTFEDVFTAKSLQSRWYMVLGNHDHYGNASAEIDYTNHSDRWYLPNYYYTEVLSIGDSNATLQLVFIDTVQLAGLTDPFDHSLPPGGPESISAASDQWEWIESTLKTSNATWLIVAGHYPVWSIAEHGPTNVLVAQLRPLLEKYNVTAYLCGHDHNLQHIREENSTVNYYLSGAGHLTDPSIKHKDSIPNGSLRFHYGPNDLLSDHGGYTAFQLSATEMTVTYFSDTGSHLYSTTVTTPRSRV; from the exons ATGAAGTTAGCTGCTTATGTTTCACTCGCTTTTGCACTCGTTGTCCGTTGTCGTTCAGGGTCCAATAgtcttgcttttgttgctcTGGGAGACTGGGGTGGAAAAGGGACAAATCCGTTCACAACTCATGCGGAATTGCTAGTCGGAAAGGCGATGGCAGAGACAGCAACAAGTTTGCAGTCAAACTTTACTGTTGCTCTCGGGGACAACTTCTACTATTATGGTGTTAAAGATGTATCAGACTCACGCTTCAAGAACACATTTGAG GATGTGTTTACTGCAAAGTCACTGCAGTCTCGCTGGTATATGGTCTTGGGAAATCATGACCACTATGGAAATGCATCAGCTGAGATTGATTACACCAACCATAGTGATAGATggtatctacctaattattacTACACAGAG GTACTGTCTATTGGAGACAGCAATGCTACACTTCAACTGGTTTTTATTGACACAGTGCAACTTGCTGGTCTTACAGACCCTTTTGACCATTCATTGCCTCCTGGTGGTCCTGAATCTATCTCAGCAGCCAGCGACCAATGGGAATGGATTGAATCAACTCTGAAGACATCTAACGCAACATGGTTAATTGTTGCTGGTCATTACCCTGTGTGGTCAATAGCAGAACATGGACCAACGAATGTACTGGTTGCACAGCTCAGGCCGCTGTTAGAGAAATACAACGTGACTGC GTACCTTTGTGGTCATGACCACAATTTGCAACACATTCGTGAGGAAAATAGTACTGTCAACTACTACCTCAGTGGTGCTGGTCACCTGACTGACCCATCCATCAAGCATAAA GATAGTATACCAAACGGCTCTCTCCGTTTCCATTATGGACCAAATGATCTGCTCTCAGATCATGGAGGATACACAGCATTCCAGTTGTCAGCTACTGAAATGACAGTTACGTACTTCTCTGATACAG GATCCCATCTTTATAGCACAACTGTGACTACGCCCCGTTCAAGGGTGTAA
- the LOC134178577 gene encoding uncharacterized protein LOC134178577, giving the protein MMACVVEDGSKSEMFAVNNGVKQGCVLAPTLFSILFSVVLNDAFKNIREGVRVEFRTTGGAFNLRRLQAKTKVSKSLLRELLLADDCALVGHTYEDIQHIVNCLDRSTKRFGLSISLKKTEVLFQPRPGSNYNPPPVMIGDHPLSYVSNFKYLELARMVGRSLATPRVTPIA; this is encoded by the exons ATGATGGCTTGTGTTGTCGAGGATGGGTCAAAGTCAGAAATGTTTGCAGTAAACAACGGAGTGAAACAGGGCTGCGTTCTAGCACCTACtctttttagcattttgttttCCGTGGTTTTAAATGATGCCTTCAAGAACATCCGAGAGGGTGTTCGAGTTGAGTTTAGAACTACTGGAGGTGCATTCAATCTCAGGCGCTTACAAGCCAAAACAAAGGTTTCTAAGAGTCTACTGAGAGAACTCTTGCTTGCTGACGATTGCGCATTAGTTGGTCACACATatgaagacattcaacacattgtcaactgtttagacagatcaactaaacgttttggcttgagtatcagcttgaaaaagacagaagtgcTTTTTCAACCACGTCCAGGCTCAAACTATAACCCTCCTCCAGTTATGATTGGTGATCACCCATTGTCTTATGtcagcaatttcaagtatttgg AGCTAGCGCGCATGGTTGGTCGGTCGTTGGCTACACCCAGAGTCACACCGATAGCTTGA